The Thalassophryne amazonica chromosome 8, fThaAma1.1, whole genome shotgun sequence genome includes a window with the following:
- the LOC117515322 gene encoding G/T mismatch-specific thymine DNA glycosylase-like isoform X2 yields MFDGYQLGQQHHETKHVMPCYNTGYYTEGFREHPVMAEQPVIAEPPLYPEAPSYHSFPPGQHQQLAYQQGYMQQHPPAQQHPYHQQHPHHQQHVPDCQVQPQPAAPPQVKKRKGRPPRAQGEVGEGETYEEHSEAEAAKKAKRILNRFNGMSVAEVMTKTLPDVLAYNLDILIIGINPGLLSAYKGHHYPNPGNHFWKCLFLSGLTEQQLNYMHDQSLPENYGIGFTNMVERTTPGSKDLSSKEIREGGRQLLDKLQKYKPLIAAFNGKGIYEIFCKETFGVKAKNLEFGLQPYKIPETETVCYLMPSSSPRCAKFPRAQDKVHFYIKLKELRDQIKGVVRNRDVEEMQYIFDLQMAKEDAKRIAIKEEQVDPDYESCSLLQHTSQSTKSP; encoded by the exons GTACCAGCTCGGTCAGCAGCACCATGAGACAAAGCACGTGATGCCCTGTTACAACACAGGCTATTACACGGAAGGCTTCAGAGAACACCCTGTCATGGCTGAACAGCCTGTCATAGCTGAGCCGCCTCTTTATCCCGAAGCCCCTTCATATCACAGCTTCCCTCCAGGTCAACACCAACAGCTCGCCTACCAGCAGGGATACATGCAACAGCATCCTCCAGCCCAGCAGCATCCTTACCACCAGCAGCATCCTCACCACCAGCAGCACGTGCCAGATTGTCAGGTGCAGCCTCAGCCTGCTGCGCCTCCTCAAG TGAAGAAGAGGAAAGGGCGGCCGCCTAGAGCACAGGGTGAGGTGGGTGAGGGTGAGACATACGAGGAACACAGTGAGGCTGAGGCTGCCAAGAAAGCCAAGAGGATCCTCAACCGCTTCAATGGCATGTCCGTGGCTGAAGTTATGACGAAAACCCTACCGGACGTTCTTGCCTACAATCTTGACATTTTGATA ATTGGAATTAACCCAGGATTGTTGTCAGCCTACAAAGGACACCATTACCCAAACCCAGgaaatcatttct GGAAATGTCTGTTTCTTTCTGGTCTAACTGAGCAGCAGCTCAACTACATGCACGACCAGAGCCTGCCAGAGAATTACGGCATCGGGTTCACAAACATGGTGGAGAGGACCACACCTGGTAGCAAGGACCTCTCCAG TAAGGAGATTCGTGAAGGAGGTCGACAGCTACTTGACAAACTGCAAAAATACAAGCCATTAATTGCAGCTTTTAATGGAAAAG GTATTTATGAAATATTCTGCAAAGAAACCTTTGGTGTAAAGGCAAAGAATCTGGAGTTTGGTCTGCAGCCTTATAAAATTCCAGAAACTGAAACG GTGTGCTACTTGATGCCCTCATCAAGCCCCCGTTGTGCCAAGTTTCCCCGTGCACAGGATAAGGTGCATTTTTACATCAAGCTCAAGGAACTGCGAGACCAAATTAAAGGTGTAGTACGCAACCGTGATGTAGAAGAGATGCAGTACATCTTTGATCTACAGATGGCCAAAG AGGATGCTAAAAGGATTGCAATCAAAGAAGAACAGGTGGATCCAGATTATGAAAGCTGCAGCCTGCTACAGCACACCAGTCAAAGCACCAAATCACCCTGA
- the LOC117515322 gene encoding G/T mismatch-specific thymine DNA glycosylase-like isoform X1 has protein sequence MFDGYQLGQQHHETKHVMPCYNTGYYTEGFREHPVMAEQPVIAEPPLYPEAPSYHSFPPGQHQQLAYQQGYMQQHPPAQQHPYHQQHPHHQQHVPDCQVQPQPAAPPQAVVSVKKRKGRPPRAQGEVGEGETYEEHSEAEAAKKAKRILNRFNGMSVAEVMTKTLPDVLAYNLDILIIGINPGLLSAYKGHHYPNPGNHFWKCLFLSGLTEQQLNYMHDQSLPENYGIGFTNMVERTTPGSKDLSSKEIREGGRQLLDKLQKYKPLIAAFNGKGIYEIFCKETFGVKAKNLEFGLQPYKIPETETVCYLMPSSSPRCAKFPRAQDKVHFYIKLKELRDQIKGVVRNRDVEEMQYIFDLQMAKEDAKRIAIKEEQVDPDYESCSLLQHTSQSTKSP, from the exons GTACCAGCTCGGTCAGCAGCACCATGAGACAAAGCACGTGATGCCCTGTTACAACACAGGCTATTACACGGAAGGCTTCAGAGAACACCCTGTCATGGCTGAACAGCCTGTCATAGCTGAGCCGCCTCTTTATCCCGAAGCCCCTTCATATCACAGCTTCCCTCCAGGTCAACACCAACAGCTCGCCTACCAGCAGGGATACATGCAACAGCATCCTCCAGCCCAGCAGCATCCTTACCACCAGCAGCATCCTCACCACCAGCAGCACGTGCCAGATTGTCAGGTGCAGCCTCAGCCTGCTGCGCCTCCTCAAG CTGTGGTTTCAGTGAAGAAGAGGAAAGGGCGGCCGCCTAGAGCACAGGGTGAGGTGGGTGAGGGTGAGACATACGAGGAACACAGTGAGGCTGAGGCTGCCAAGAAAGCCAAGAGGATCCTCAACCGCTTCAATGGCATGTCCGTGGCTGAAGTTATGACGAAAACCCTACCGGACGTTCTTGCCTACAATCTTGACATTTTGATA ATTGGAATTAACCCAGGATTGTTGTCAGCCTACAAAGGACACCATTACCCAAACCCAGgaaatcatttct GGAAATGTCTGTTTCTTTCTGGTCTAACTGAGCAGCAGCTCAACTACATGCACGACCAGAGCCTGCCAGAGAATTACGGCATCGGGTTCACAAACATGGTGGAGAGGACCACACCTGGTAGCAAGGACCTCTCCAG TAAGGAGATTCGTGAAGGAGGTCGACAGCTACTTGACAAACTGCAAAAATACAAGCCATTAATTGCAGCTTTTAATGGAAAAG GTATTTATGAAATATTCTGCAAAGAAACCTTTGGTGTAAAGGCAAAGAATCTGGAGTTTGGTCTGCAGCCTTATAAAATTCCAGAAACTGAAACG GTGTGCTACTTGATGCCCTCATCAAGCCCCCGTTGTGCCAAGTTTCCCCGTGCACAGGATAAGGTGCATTTTTACATCAAGCTCAAGGAACTGCGAGACCAAATTAAAGGTGTAGTACGCAACCGTGATGTAGAAGAGATGCAGTACATCTTTGATCTACAGATGGCCAAAG AGGATGCTAAAAGGATTGCAATCAAAGAAGAACAGGTGGATCCAGATTATGAAAGCTGCAGCCTGCTACAGCACACCAGTCAAAGCACCAAATCACCCTGA